A genomic region of Lachnoclostridium edouardi contains the following coding sequences:
- a CDS encoding tripartite tricarboxylate transporter TctB family protein yields MKEKRSDIFSAVAFFLFAVFVYVGSYWIPATTSDILGSRFFPKAVAVLIGILAVMQIVLSVSNMKKLPAKESEKTEKKEGKGINKPLFLTTAALFVYYVLVLQIGFTITSILYLLFEGAVLMQKEDLKNKKKMTILVLVAVIVPIFINTIFWKVFSIALPAGALF; encoded by the coding sequence ATGAAAGAAAAACGCAGTGATATTTTTTCAGCAGTGGCATTTTTCCTGTTTGCAGTATTTGTGTACGTAGGTTCTTACTGGATTCCCGCCACCACATCCGACATCCTGGGCTCCCGGTTTTTCCCTAAAGCAGTGGCTGTTTTAATAGGAATTCTGGCTGTGATGCAGATTGTATTATCTGTTTCTAATATGAAAAAGCTTCCCGCCAAAGAAAGTGAAAAAACGGAAAAGAAAGAAGGAAAGGGAATTAACAAGCCTTTATTCCTTACAACAGCCGCTTTATTTGTTTATTATGTGCTGGTTCTTCAAATCGGCTTTACCATCACTTCTATACTGTATCTGTTATTTGAGGGGGCTGTGCTGATGCAGAAGGAGGACTTAAAAAATAAAAAGAAGATGACAATTCTTGTGCTGGTAGCTGTAATTGTTCCAATTTTTATTAACACTATTTTCTGGAAGGTATTCAGCATTGCGTTGCCGGCCGGCGCTTTATTCTAA
- a CDS encoding tripartite tricarboxylate transporter permease — MELLQGFQDIFNLTTLLLMLGGVFGGLVIGALPGLSAFTALAIMLPFTFGMDPVNGISFLMAIYVGGCSGGLISAILLGIPGTPSSIATCFDGFPMAKNGEAKKALGTAVLFSFIGGIFGALVLSFVGPYIARVALKFSSYDYFAIILFALTTVSALSEGSMIKGLLSCLLGISLGFVGTDSLSSYYRYTFGINKLANGFNLVPVLIGLFAVSQIMITARDKAHSAQVVSITNVPQKKVKGFGLSMKEFLFHMKTAIPCAIIGLVIGILPGLGGNVSNLMAYSYAKKTSKYPEKFGTGIPDGVVASETANNATVGGAVIILLTLGIPGDNATSIILAGFQMHDVTPGPLLFKTSGELVYAILAAFILANVMFFIMEYFGLPIFTKMLSVPSTLLLPVVIVCCFVGSYCANNNSLDILIMVLFGLLGYVLKKYKYPLAPLVVGFILAPLLETYLRRSLMKTDGSFLPIIQSPIAAVFLICTVIAVVYTAIGEIKKARQAA, encoded by the coding sequence ATGGAATTACTCCAGGGATTTCAGGATATTTTTAATTTGACAACCTTGCTGCTGATGTTAGGCGGTGTATTTGGAGGGCTGGTAATCGGCGCTCTTCCAGGACTTTCCGCATTTACTGCCTTGGCAATTATGCTTCCATTTACATTTGGAATGGACCCTGTAAACGGAATCTCTTTTCTGATGGCCATTTATGTGGGAGGCTGCTCCGGCGGTTTGATTTCTGCTATTTTGCTGGGCATACCAGGCACCCCCTCGTCTATTGCAACATGCTTTGACGGTTTCCCTATGGCCAAAAACGGGGAAGCTAAGAAAGCCTTAGGCACAGCTGTTTTATTCTCCTTTATCGGTGGAATTTTTGGCGCCTTAGTGCTGTCCTTTGTAGGGCCATACATTGCAAGAGTGGCATTAAAATTTAGTTCATATGACTATTTTGCAATTATTCTTTTTGCTTTAACTACTGTTTCCGCTCTTTCAGAGGGAAGTATGATTAAGGGTCTGCTGTCCTGCCTTCTGGGAATTTCTTTAGGATTTGTGGGAACTGACAGTTTAAGCTCTTACTACCGCTATACCTTTGGAATTAACAAGCTGGCTAATGGATTTAACCTGGTTCCAGTATTAATCGGTTTATTTGCTGTATCTCAGATTATGATTACAGCCAGGGATAAAGCCCATTCCGCCCAGGTAGTGTCTATTACTAATGTGCCGCAGAAAAAGGTAAAGGGCTTTGGACTGAGCATGAAGGAGTTTTTATTCCACATGAAGACAGCTATTCCCTGCGCTATTATTGGACTGGTAATCGGTATTCTTCCCGGCTTAGGAGGAAATGTAAGTAACTTAATGGCGTATTCTTATGCTAAGAAAACTTCTAAATATCCTGAAAAATTCGGAACAGGTATTCCCGACGGCGTGGTGGCTTCAGAGACAGCCAACAACGCTACTGTAGGCGGAGCTGTTATTATTCTTTTAACCTTAGGTATTCCGGGAGATAATGCAACCTCCATTATCCTGGCCGGCTTCCAGATGCACGATGTAACCCCGGGACCGCTTTTATTTAAAACAAGCGGCGAGCTGGTATATGCTATTTTAGCCGCGTTTATTCTGGCCAATGTAATGTTCTTCATTATGGAATATTTTGGACTTCCTATTTTTACTAAAATGTTGTCCGTGCCGTCCACATTATTGCTGCCAGTAGTAATTGTGTGCTGCTTTGTAGGCTCCTACTGCGCAAATAACAACAGCCTGGACATTTTAATTATGGTTTTATTCGGCTTATTAGGATATGTTTTGAAAAAATATAAATACCCGCTGGCCCCTCTTGTTGTAGGATTTATTTTGGCCCCGTTGTTGGAGACCTATTTAAGGCGTTCCCTGATGAAAACAGACGGAAGCTTCCTGCCGATTATTCAGTCCCCTATTGCTGCAGTATTCCTTATTTGCACAGTAATTGCAGTTGTATATACAGCTATAGGTGAAATAAAAAAGGCAAGACAGGCCGCATAA
- a CDS encoding HpcH/HpaI aldolase family protein: protein MYYKNQFRQLLNDRAGTVGTRLHSTWPIVTEAVGALGKYDYIEFTAEYAPYNQYDLENIVRAAEVHHMMSMIKVDYQNRGFVAQKAVASGFQSVLFTDHTSPEEVEETIKLILPKCPAYNGKMGYANRRWIGYQSTATQEEYAQMAAETVKAFMIEKKEAVDCIEEICSVPGIDMIQFGPNDFALSSGFNMRDDKKRVQAAEKKVIETAISHGIRPRCELNSAEEARYYLDLGVKDFSIGLELRILQNFLADQGDRLLNLMAEQGLIR from the coding sequence ATGTATTATAAAAATCAATTCCGGCAGCTGCTAAATGACAGGGCGGGAACAGTGGGAACCAGACTTCATTCTACATGGCCCATTGTGACAGAAGCAGTAGGAGCCTTGGGAAAATACGATTATATTGAATTTACAGCAGAATATGCTCCTTATAATCAATATGATTTGGAAAATATTGTTCGGGCCGCAGAAGTTCACCACATGATGAGTATGATAAAGGTGGACTACCAAAATAGAGGATTTGTGGCCCAGAAGGCTGTGGCCTCTGGTTTCCAGTCTGTATTATTTACAGATCATACCTCCCCGGAGGAAGTAGAGGAAACTATTAAGCTGATTCTGCCTAAGTGCCCTGCATACAACGGAAAAATGGGATACGCCAACAGAAGATGGATTGGATATCAAAGTACAGCCACCCAGGAGGAATATGCCCAGATGGCCGCTGAGACGGTAAAAGCATTTATGATTGAGAAAAAAGAGGCGGTAGATTGTATTGAAGAAATCTGCAGCGTTCCCGGAATTGATATGATACAGTTTGGGCCAAATGATTTTGCATTAAGCTCTGGATTTAATATGAGAGATGACAAAAAAAGGGTGCAGGCCGCAGAAAAAAAGGTAATAGAAACTGCAATCAGCCACGGAATACGCCCCAGATGTGAGTTAAACAGCGCAGAGGAGGCCAGATATTATCTGGATTTAGGGGTAAAGGATTTCAGCATTGGTCTGGAATTAAGGATTCTTCAAAATTTCCTGGCAGACCAGGGGGACCGGCTTTTAAATTTAATGGCAGAACAAGGTTTAATCAGATAA
- the yiaK gene encoding 3-dehydro-L-gulonate 2-dehydrogenase: MRLSFEEIESQIKRVFMKYGMTEEKADICARVHTESTYDGIYSHGTGRVARFVDYIKKGWVDIQADPTLERDCGAIRIYNGNMGPGVLNAMYGVEEGMKLASQYGIGMVGLKNTTHWMRGGSYGLYAANRGYIAIMWTNTESVMPPWGAKECRLGNNPFVMAVPGADGREPMMLDMAISQYAYGKLAMLRLAGKKLPFPGGFDEDGNITDDPGTIEKTRRMLPIGYWKGSSFSFMLDLVATLLTDGIGASDLDHVGKGSCGGASQVMILIDPKKTVDGERMGEEIEKAVKHLKGAALAEHSTGIFAPGDDYINFRKEHDEKGIFVEDVIWNEILSL, translated from the coding sequence ATGAGATTATCATTTGAAGAAATAGAAAGCCAAATTAAACGGGTTTTTATGAAATATGGAATGACAGAGGAAAAGGCCGATATCTGCGCCAGAGTCCATACAGAATCTACATATGACGGAATTTATTCCCACGGCACCGGAAGAGTGGCCAGGTTTGTGGATTACATTAAAAAAGGCTGGGTGGACATTCAGGCTGATCCTACTTTAGAAAGAGACTGCGGCGCCATCAGAATTTATAACGGAAACATGGGCCCAGGCGTTTTAAACGCAATGTACGGCGTAGAAGAAGGGATGAAGCTGGCCAGCCAGTACGGAATCGGAATGGTAGGATTAAAAAATACTACTCACTGGATGAGAGGCGGCAGCTACGGACTTTACGCGGCAAACCGCGGCTACATTGCTATTATGTGGACTAATACAGAATCTGTTATGCCTCCCTGGGGTGCAAAGGAGTGCCGTTTAGGCAATAATCCTTTTGTTATGGCAGTGCCGGGAGCAGATGGAAGAGAGCCAATGATGTTGGATATGGCTATTTCCCAATATGCTTATGGAAAGCTGGCTATGCTTAGATTGGCTGGAAAAAAACTGCCTTTTCCAGGAGGATTTGATGAGGATGGAAATATTACAGATGATCCAGGCACCATTGAAAAAACAAGAAGAATGCTTCCTATTGGATATTGGAAGGGCTCCAGCTTTTCCTTTATGCTGGATTTAGTGGCAACCCTTCTCACAGACGGCATTGGTGCCTCTGATTTAGACCATGTGGGAAAAGGAAGCTGCGGAGGCGCTTCCCAGGTAATGATTCTTATTGACCCTAAGAAAACTGTAGACGGAGAAAGAATGGGGGAGGAAATTGAAAAAGCAGTAAAGCATTTAAAGGGAGCTGCTTTAGCAGAACATTCTACTGGAATTTTCGCCCCGGGGGACGATTATATTAACTTTCGCAAAGAGCACGACGAAAAAGGAATTTTTGTGGAAGACGTTATTTGGAATGAAATTCTTTCTCTGTAA
- a CDS encoding RraA family protein gives MKEEKLSHAEEIQIMKELEQFDTPTITNVVATYPANQLCLGLYNPQEINWYTDNSLRCLYPELGARCGYGATAVYGMPDPAFQNLKFVHVLRGIAEAAETGGPVILVLKENFSEKMKNKNAIIGGNMMTAFKQLGVVGVIGDAPARDTDEMRPLKIQCMFPGTVAGHGSLAVQAVNVPVTVSGMDLSPMEVIHMDESGAVKFPRRYLKEVLERAKKMRALDEEKQKKMRTMTDPEELAAAMG, from the coding sequence TTGAAGGAAGAAAAGCTAAGTCATGCAGAAGAAATTCAGATTATGAAAGAGCTGGAACAATTTGATACGCCTACAATTACTAACGTGGTGGCTACATATCCTGCCAACCAGCTGTGCCTTGGCCTGTATAATCCGCAGGAAATTAACTGGTATACAGATAATAGTTTAAGATGTTTATATCCGGAATTAGGGGCCAGATGTGGATATGGAGCTACGGCAGTATATGGAATGCCAGATCCGGCCTTTCAAAATTTGAAATTTGTACATGTTTTGAGAGGAATTGCAGAGGCCGCAGAGACAGGCGGGCCGGTAATTTTAGTTTTAAAAGAAAATTTTTCTGAAAAAATGAAAAATAAAAATGCCATAATCGGCGGAAATATGATGACTGCCTTTAAACAGCTGGGAGTAGTGGGAGTAATCGGGGACGCCCCAGCCAGAGATACAGATGAAATGCGTCCCTTAAAGATACAGTGTATGTTCCCCGGAACTGTGGCAGGCCACGGCAGTCTGGCCGTCCAGGCAGTCAACGTGCCTGTAACTGTAAGCGGCATGGATCTCTCCCCTATGGAAGTAATTCATATGGATGAAAGCGGAGCCGTAAAATTTCCGCGAAGGTATTTAAAAGAAGTATTAGAAAGAGCAAAAAAGATGAGAGCTCTGGACGAAGAAAAACAGAAAAAAATGAGAACCATGACAGATCCTGAAGAATTGGCGGCTGCTATGGGCTGA
- a CDS encoding polysaccharide deacetylase family protein codes for MKIRRLAAAMAITVLGSIALSATAWAAVASPRLTSFEWIDEEQGPGVAMWVDENGNISEPLAGGPAQENTEENTEGQQTAEEAAAAEAQKAAEEAAAAEAQKAAEEAAAAEAQKAAEAAAAAQAGGRVIDPARPMVALTFDDGPMASVGNQIMDCLAQYGGKATFYVVGNRCASYVAEMQRMVAEGHEIGNHTYEHKYLNKLNTAQIRAQIDKGADAVQAVCGVRPKTVRLPGGNKNATVLSAVQEPIVLWSIDTLDWKTKNAQSTVNKVLSNVKDGDIVLMHELYSATGQAALQLIPELTNRGYQLVTVSEMAQYRGGLQNGQIYYSIRP; via the coding sequence ATGAAAATTAGAAGGTTAGCAGCAGCTATGGCGATTACAGTGCTGGGGAGCATTGCTTTATCTGCAACAGCCTGGGCGGCAGTAGCCAGTCCAAGGCTGACGTCATTTGAGTGGATTGACGAAGAACAGGGGCCTGGCGTGGCCATGTGGGTGGATGAAAACGGAAATATTTCAGAACCTTTAGCCGGAGGCCCGGCACAGGAAAATACAGAAGAGAACACAGAAGGACAGCAGACTGCAGAGGAAGCAGCGGCAGCGGAGGCTCAGAAGGCTGCGGAGGAAGCGGCGGCAGCAGAGGCCCAGAAGGCTGCGGAGGAAGCGGCGGCAGCAGAGGCCCAGAAAGCTGCGGAGGCAGCGGCGGCAGCCCAGGCCGGAGGCAGAGTTATTGATCCTGCCAGACCTATGGTGGCTTTAACATTTGACGACGGCCCTATGGCGTCTGTGGGCAATCAGATTATGGATTGTCTGGCCCAGTATGGAGGGAAGGCCACCTTTTATGTGGTGGGAAACAGATGTGCTTCTTATGTGGCGGAGATGCAGCGCATGGTTGCAGAAGGCCATGAAATCGGCAATCATACATACGAGCATAAATATTTAAATAAGCTAAATACTGCCCAGATCAGGGCGCAGATTGATAAAGGAGCCGACGCAGTCCAGGCGGTGTGCGGCGTGCGCCCCAAAACAGTGCGTCTTCCAGGGGGAAACAAAAACGCTACAGTTCTTTCAGCTGTTCAGGAGCCTATTGTGCTTTGGAGCATTGATACCTTAGACTGGAAGACAAAAAATGCGCAGTCTACAGTAAATAAAGTTCTTTCTAATGTAAAAGACGGAGATATTGTGCTGATGCACGAATTGTACTCTGCAACAGGACAGGCAGCGCTGCAGCTGATTCCTGAGCTGACTAACAGAGGATATCAGCTGGTGACAGTCAGCGAAATGGCTCAGTACAGAGGAGGCCTTCAAAACGGCCAAATATACTACAGCATAAGGCCGTAA
- a CDS encoding alanine/glycine:cation symporter family protein: MEILSSILRGMSDFIWGIPMLVLLFGTHLFMTGRLRLIQRYTFKAIKMSFTADEGSEGEISQFGALATALAATIGTGNIIGVSTAVALGGPGAVLWCWFTGLFGIATKYSESLLAVKFRTKTDDGRVVGGPMYTIERGLKCRWLAVVFAAFTIFATFGAGCTVQSHAISDVIYTTFGTSVFVSGAVITCLTAVVILGGVKTISKVCEKLVPFMALFYIISCIAILWINREFLVPAVLLIIRSAFTPQAAAGGFAGSTMMTACRYGMARGLFSNESGLGTAPIAAASAQTKNPVRQAMISMTGTFWDTVIVCAMTGIVVVSSMLHVPEAYTGVADDALTRIAFGQLPSVGNYALTASLSIFAFTTILGWSFYGERCMEYLFGKKSVLIYRLAFLAVLFIGAVTSLEIIWNFSDLMNGLMAFPNLISILFLSKIVVEETKYYLWDGRLHHDAASHNF, translated from the coding sequence ATGGAAATATTATCAAGTATTTTGCGGGGAATGAGTGATTTTATCTGGGGAATCCCTATGCTGGTGCTGCTGTTTGGCACGCACCTGTTTATGACAGGACGGCTGAGATTGATCCAAAGATACACGTTTAAGGCCATAAAAATGTCTTTTACTGCAGATGAAGGCAGCGAAGGGGAGATCAGCCAGTTTGGAGCCTTGGCCACGGCCCTGGCGGCTACAATTGGAACAGGCAATATTATCGGCGTATCTACAGCTGTGGCCTTAGGCGGTCCAGGCGCAGTGCTGTGGTGCTGGTTTACCGGATTGTTCGGCATAGCAACAAAGTACTCAGAGTCTCTTTTGGCAGTGAAATTCAGGACGAAAACAGATGACGGCAGAGTAGTAGGCGGTCCTATGTATACGATTGAAAGAGGTTTAAAATGCAGATGGCTGGCAGTTGTGTTTGCGGCCTTCACGATTTTTGCCACCTTTGGGGCAGGCTGCACCGTACAGTCTCACGCCATATCTGATGTAATTTATACCACCTTCGGAACCTCTGTATTTGTCAGCGGGGCAGTTATTACATGTTTGACGGCAGTGGTGATTTTAGGCGGAGTAAAAACAATTTCCAAGGTGTGCGAGAAGCTGGTTCCTTTTATGGCGCTATTTTATATAATCAGCTGCATCGCTATTTTGTGGATTAACAGAGAATTTCTGGTGCCTGCAGTTTTACTAATTATTCGGTCTGCATTTACGCCTCAGGCGGCGGCAGGAGGATTTGCAGGAAGCACTATGATGACGGCCTGCCGGTATGGAATGGCGAGAGGTTTATTCTCCAATGAATCTGGTTTGGGAACAGCTCCCATTGCAGCTGCCAGCGCCCAGACAAAAAATCCTGTGCGCCAGGCTATGATTTCCATGACAGGTACATTTTGGGATACAGTAATTGTATGCGCCATGACAGGTATTGTAGTTGTCAGCTCTATGCTTCATGTGCCGGAAGCATACACAGGAGTGGCCGACGACGCGCTTACCAGAATCGCCTTTGGGCAGCTTCCGTCTGTAGGAAATTATGCCCTGACAGCCTCCCTGTCTATTTTTGCATTTACAACTATATTAGGCTGGTCCTTTTATGGGGAAAGATGTATGGAATATTTGTTTGGAAAGAAAAGTGTTCTGATTTACAGACTGGCGTTTTTAGCAGTTTTATTTATTGGAGCTGTTACCTCCCTGGAAATAATATGGAACTTTTCAGACTTAATGAACGGGCTGATGGCCTTTCCAAACCTGATCTCCATATTATTTCTCAGCAAAATAGTGGTGGAGGAAACAAAATATTATTTGTGGGACGGCCGCCTGCATCACGATGCGGCTTCCCACAATTTCTGA
- a CDS encoding class I SAM-dependent rRNA methyltransferase — protein MEKATVKVKKGEARSLKAGGMWIYDNEIDCIPGDVSDGDLVTVVDFDGYCLGHGFINRKSKLTVRMMSRKKDAVIDEDFIEMRVRNAWEYRKATVDTDSCRLIFGEADFLPGIVVDKFSNILVVESLALGIDKLKPVILEKVKQVLAEDGIIIGGIYERSDAKVRLQEGLERYKGFIGEPFDTKVEITENGVKYIVDVQDGQKTGFFLDQKYNRLAIQKLCKGKKVLDCFTHTGSFALNAGIAGASSVLGVDASELGVAQARENAQLNGLSDTVSFICADVFDLLPKLDAEGEKFDVVILDPPAFTKSRASIKNAVKGYREINLRGMKLVKDGGFLATCSCSHFMNPDLFAKTIREASVSCHKRLRQVEYRTQAADHPILWAADSSYYLKFYIFQVCDEK, from the coding sequence ATGGAAAAAGCAACTGTAAAAGTGAAAAAAGGAGAGGCCCGCTCTTTAAAAGCCGGGGGAATGTGGATTTACGACAATGAAATTGACTGTATCCCCGGAGATGTCTCTGACGGGGATCTTGTGACTGTTGTAGATTTTGACGGATACTGTCTGGGACACGGGTTTATTAACAGAAAGTCTAAGCTGACTGTCCGCATGATGTCCAGAAAAAAAGACGCTGTGATTGATGAGGATTTTATAGAAATGAGGGTCCGCAATGCCTGGGAGTACAGAAAGGCTACAGTAGATACAGACAGCTGCCGCTTAATTTTCGGGGAAGCAGACTTTCTGCCTGGTATTGTAGTAGACAAGTTTTCTAATATATTAGTAGTGGAATCCTTAGCTCTTGGAATTGACAAATTAAAACCTGTTATTTTAGAAAAAGTGAAACAGGTGCTGGCTGAGGACGGTATTATCATTGGCGGCATTTACGAGCGCAGCGATGCCAAGGTACGCCTTCAGGAAGGACTGGAGCGATATAAAGGCTTTATAGGGGAACCTTTTGACACAAAGGTAGAAATTACAGAAAATGGAGTAAAATATATTGTAGATGTTCAGGACGGACAAAAAACCGGATTTTTCCTGGACCAGAAGTATAATCGTTTGGCCATTCAAAAATTGTGTAAGGGCAAAAAAGTGCTGGATTGTTTCACTCACACAGGCTCCTTTGCTTTAAATGCAGGTATTGCCGGCGCCTCCTCTGTGTTAGGCGTGGACGCTTCAGAGCTGGGAGTGGCCCAGGCCAGAGAAAACGCCCAATTAAACGGACTTTCTGATACAGTGTCCTTTATCTGCGCCGATGTGTTTGATCTGCTTCCCAAATTAGACGCTGAGGGTGAAAAGTTTGACGTTGTAATTCTGGATCCTCCTGCATTTACAAAATCCAGAGCTTCTATTAAAAATGCTGTAAAAGGATACAGGGAAATCAATTTAAGAGGAATGAAGTTAGTGAAGGACGGAGGATTTTTAGCCACCTGCTCCTGTTCCCATTTTATGAACCCTGACTTATTTGCAAAAACCATCAGGGAAGCTTCTGTCAGTTGTCACAAAAGACTGCGGCAGGTAGAGTACAGAACTCAGGCTGCTGATCATCCTATTCTCTGGGCCGCAGATTCTTCTTATTACCTGAAATTTTACATCTTCCAGGTGTGTGACGAAAAGTAA
- a CDS encoding sugar phosphate isomerase/epimerase family protein yields MKFGFCTNIDNYQLLADLGYDYIELSGREILTYSPEKMKEVLKILSDGPVSCCGFNSTIPVQVPIVGEGFSPEKTSECAKRLCFAAAFLGASNIGIGSPASRRLPKGYDMARADDEARQFLTIFSQEASQYNINILWEHLNYEESNYCITWKDGLKLVHSLNLPNVALVCDLYHIHTNGESLLDLSLDPSAIGHVHMAQKSDGLRVALLPEYKDIYKEFLYTLMGLGYDGTVSVEPINGQASDQAELSLNIMKEIISQWKKQL; encoded by the coding sequence GTGAAATTCGGATTTTGTACAAATATAGACAACTACCAGCTTTTGGCAGATTTAGGTTATGATTACATAGAGCTGTCCGGCCGGGAAATTCTCACTTATTCTCCGGAAAAAATGAAGGAAGTTTTAAAAATTTTATCTGACGGCCCTGTGTCCTGCTGCGGCTTTAACAGCACCATTCCTGTTCAAGTCCCCATTGTAGGGGAAGGCTTTTCCCCTGAGAAAACTTCAGAATGTGCAAAAAGGCTGTGCTTTGCAGCTGCATTTTTAGGGGCTTCCAATATAGGAATCGGCTCTCCTGCCTCCCGCCGCCTGCCTAAAGGATATGATATGGCAAGGGCTGATGATGAGGCCAGGCAGTTTCTCACTATCTTTTCCCAGGAGGCCTCCCAGTACAACATTAATATTTTGTGGGAGCATTTAAATTATGAGGAATCTAATTACTGCATCACCTGGAAGGACGGGTTAAAACTGGTTCACTCTCTGAATCTTCCAAATGTTGCCCTGGTATGCGATCTTTATCACATTCACACAAACGGAGAAAGTCTCTTAGATTTATCTTTAGACCCGTCCGCTATAGGCCATGTTCATATGGCACAGAAATCAGATGGTCTTAGAGTTGCCCTGCTGCCGGAATACAAAGATATTTATAAAGAGTTTTTATATACTTTAATGGGCTTAGGCTATGACGGAACCGTCAGCGTGGAGCCTATTAACGGCCAGGCGTCTGACCAGGCGGAATTGTCCCTGAACATAATGAAGGAGATTATATCACAATGGAAAAAGCAACTGTAA
- the hisH gene encoding imidazole glycerol phosphate synthase subunit HisH: MIGIIDYDAGNLKSVEKALISLGEEPIATRNREEILFADKIILPGVGAFGDAMEKLNHYGLTKVIREAADRKIPLLGICLGLQLLFETSEEACGVKGIGILPGRILKIPSCPGLKIPHMGWNSISIKAGSRLFQGIQDQAYVYFVHSYYLQAEDENIVAAYTEYGTKLHVAVEKDNIFACQFHPEKSSHVGLKILKNFVEL, from the coding sequence ATGATCGGGATTATTGACTATGATGCAGGAAATTTAAAAAGTGTGGAAAAAGCTCTGATTTCTCTGGGTGAGGAGCCAATAGCCACCAGGAACAGAGAGGAAATTTTATTTGCAGATAAGATTATACTTCCAGGAGTCGGAGCCTTTGGAGACGCTATGGAAAAGCTGAATCACTACGGCCTTACAAAGGTTATCAGGGAAGCGGCGGACAGGAAAATCCCTCTTTTGGGAATCTGCCTGGGCCTTCAGCTGCTTTTTGAGACAAGTGAGGAAGCTTGTGGAGTAAAAGGCATAGGCATTCTGCCGGGGCGTATTTTAAAAATTCCTTCCTGCCCAGGGTTAAAGATTCCTCACATGGGCTGGAATTCCATATCAATAAAAGCAGGAAGCAGACTGTTTCAGGGAATCCAGGATCAGGCCTATGTGTACTTTGTACATTCCTATTATCTGCAGGCTGAGGATGAAAATATTGTGGCGGCTTATACTGAGTACGGAACTAAGCTTCATGTAGCCGTGGAAAAGGACAATATTTTTGCCTGTCAGTTTCATCCGGAAAAAAGCAGCCACGTAGGCTTAAAAATACTGAAGAACTTTGTGGAGCTGTAG
- the hisF gene encoding imidazole glycerol phosphate synthase subunit HisF — translation MLTKRIIPCLDVHGGRVVKGVNFVNLRDAGDPVEIAGAYDQAGADELVFLDITASSDNRNTVVDMVRRVAEQVFIPFTVGGGIRTVEDFRLLLREGADKISINSSAINTPELISQAADKFGRQCVVVAIDARRRQDKSGWNVYKNGGRIDTGLDAVEWAAKAEKLGAGEILLTSMDCDGTKAGYDNLLTKAVAEAVPIPVIASGGAGTKEHFYDALTEGGADAALAASLFHYKELEISSLKEYLKSRGVAVRL, via the coding sequence GTGCTTACAAAAAGGATAATCCCCTGTCTGGACGTTCATGGCGGCCGTGTAGTAAAGGGCGTAAACTTTGTAAATTTAAGGGATGCAGGAGATCCTGTGGAGATTGCAGGAGCCTATGATCAGGCAGGAGCCGACGAACTAGTATTTTTAGACATTACAGCTTCCTCAGACAACAGAAACACAGTGGTGGATATGGTGCGCCGTGTGGCGGAGCAGGTGTTTATTCCTTTTACAGTAGGAGGAGGAATCAGAACTGTGGAAGATTTCCGGCTGCTTTTAAGAGAAGGGGCAGATAAGATTTCTATTAATTCCTCTGCTATTAACACACCGGAGCTGATTTCTCAGGCAGCGGATAAGTTTGGGCGTCAGTGCGTGGTGGTGGCTATAGACGCCAGAAGACGGCAGGATAAAAGCGGCTGGAATGTATATAAAAACGGCGGACGGATCGACACAGGACTGGATGCAGTAGAGTGGGCGGCAAAGGCGGAGAAGCTGGGAGCCGGTGAGATTCTGCTTACCAGCATGGACTGCGACGGCACAAAGGCAGGCTATGACAATTTGCTGACAAAAGCTGTAGCAGAAGCAGTGCCTATTCCTGTCATTGCCTCAGGAGGGGCCGGCACAAAGGAACATTTTTATGATGCTCTCACAGAGGGAGGAGCCGACGCGGCGTTGGCAGCTTCTCTGTTTCATTATAAGGAGCTGGAGATCAGCAGCCTGAAGGAGTATTTAAAATCCAGGGGAGTAGCTGTCAGACTATAA